One genomic region from Myripristis murdjan chromosome 7, fMyrMur1.1, whole genome shotgun sequence encodes:
- the LOC115362314 gene encoding tubulin alpha-1B chain isoform X2, producing the protein MRECISIHVGQAGVQIGNACWELYCLEHGIQPDGQMPSDKAIGGGDDSFNTFFSETGAGKHVPRAVFVDLEPTVIDEVRTGTYRQLFHPEQLITGKEDAANNYARGHYTIGKEIIDLVLDRIRKLADQCTGLQGFLVFHSFGGGTGSGFTSLLMERLSVDYGKKSKLEFSIYPAPQVSTAVVEPYNSILTTHTTLEHSDCAFMVDNEAIYDICRRNLDIERPTYTNLNRLISQIVSSITASLRFDGALNVDLTEFQTNLVPYPRIHFPLATYAPVISAEKAYHEQLSVAEITNACFEPANQMVKCDPRHGKYMACCLLYRGDVVPKDVNAAIATIKTKRSIQFVDWCPTGFKVGINYQPPTVVPGGDLAKVQRAVCMLSNTTAIAEAWARLDHKFDLMYAKRAFVHWYVGEGMEEGEFSEAREDMAALEKDYEEVGVDSIEGEGEEEGEEY; encoded by the exons ATG CGTGAGTGTATCTCCATCCACGTGGGCCAGGCTGGTGTCCAGATTGGCAATGCCTGCTGGGAGCTTTACTGTCTGGAACATGGGATCCAGCCGGACGGACAGATGCCCAGTGATAAAGCCATTGGAGGAGGAGACGACTCTTTCAACACCTTCTTCAGTGAGACTGGAGCTGGAAAGCACGTCCCCAGGGCCGTTTTTGTGGACCTGGAGCCCACTGTCATCG ATGAGGTTCGCACTGGGACGTACCGCCAGCTGTTCCACCCTGAGCAGCTGATCACTGGCAAGGAGGATGCAGCCAACAACTACGCCCGTGGGCACTACACCATTGGCAAAGAGATCATCGATCTGGTGCTGGACAGGATCCGCAAACTG gCTGACCAGTGCACTGGTCTTCAGGGCTTCCTGGTCTTCCACAGCTTCGGAGGTGGCACCGGCTCCGGTTTCACCTCCCTGCTGATGGAGCGTCTGTCTGTGGACTACGGCAAGAAGTCCAAGCTGGAGTTCTCCATCTACCCAGCTCCCCAGGTGTCCACCGCTGTGGTGGAGCCCTACAACTCCATCTTGACCACCCACACCACCCTGGAGCACTCTGACTGTGCTTTCATGGTGGACAACGAGGCCATCTATGATATCTGCCGTAGAAACCTCGATATCGAGCGTCCCACCTACACAAACCTCAACAGGCTCATCAGCCAGATCGTTTCCTCCATCACCGCCTCCCTTCGTTTTGATGGCGCCCTCAATGTTGATCTGACAGAGTTCCAGACCAACTTGGTGCCATACCCCCGTATCCACTTCCCCCTGGCCACCTATGCCCCTGTTATCTCTGCTGAGAAGGCTTACCATGAGCAGCTCTCAGTGGCTGAGATCACCAACGCCTGCTTCGAGCCGGCCAATCAGATGGTGAAATGTGACCCTCGCCACGGCAAATACATGGCTTGCTGCCTTTTGTACCGTGGCGACGTGGTGCCTAAAGATGTGAACGCTGCCATTGCCACCATCAAAACCAAGCGCTCCATCCAGTTTGTGGACTGGTGCCCCACTGGTTTCAAGGTTGGCATCAACTACCAGCCCCCCACTGTAGTCCCTGGTGGAGACCTGGCCAAGGTCCAGAGGGCTGTGTGCATGCTGAGCAACACCACTGCTATTGCTGAGGCCTGGGCTCGGCTTGACCACAAGTTTGATCTGATGTACGCTAAGCGTGCCTTTGTGCACTGGTATGTTGGTGAGGGTATGGAGGAGGGTGAGTTCTCTGAGGCCAGAGAGGACATGGCAGCCCTGGAGAAAGATTATGAGGAGGTTGGAGTCGACTCCATtgagggtgagggagaggaggaaggagaggagtaCTAA
- the gdap1l1 gene encoding ganglioside-induced differentiation-associated protein 1-like 1 — MASSNNVTPTNCSWWPISAMDEDGKITDGEESEEPTAEPKPFSKDRLVLYHWTQSFSSQKVRLVINEKGLICEERDVSLPLQEHKEPWFMRLNLGEEVPVFIHGDTIVSDYNQIIEYLEKNFVGETVAQLIPDAGSPLHERVQQYRQLLDGLPMDAYTHGCILHPELTTDSMIPKYATAEIRRHLANAASELMKLDHEEPQLTEPYLSKQKKLMAKILDHDNVNYLKKILGELAMVLDQVEAELEKRKLEYQGQKCELWLCGPEFTLADICLGALLHRLKFLGLSKKYWEDGSRPNLQSFFVRVQKRYAFRKVLGDIHTTLLSAVLPNAFRMVKKKPPSFFGASFLMGSLGGMGYFAYWFLKKKYM; from the exons ATGGCGTCTTCCAACAATGTTACCCCCACCAACTGTAGCTGGTGGCCCATCTCAGCCATGGATGAAGACGGCAAAATCACAGACGGGGAGGAAAGCGAAGAACCGACGGCAGAGCCCAAACCTTTCTCAAAAGACAGGCTCGTTTTGTACCACTGGACGCAGTCTTTCAGCTcccaaaag GTACGCCTAGTCATTAACGAGAAGGGCCTAATCTGCGAGGAGAGGGACGTGAGCTTGCCGCTGCAGGAGCACAAGGAGCCCTGGTTCATGCGGTTGAACCTGGGGGAGGAGGTGCCCGTCTTCATCCACGGAGACACAATCGTCAGCGACTACAACCAGATCATAGAATACCTAGAGAAAAACTTTGTGGGAG AAACGGTGGCCCAGCTGATTCCCGATGCGGGCTCGCCTCTCCACGAGCGTGTGCAGCAGTACCGCCAGCTACTGGACGGCCTGCCCATGGATGCTTACACGCACGGCTGTATCCTGCATCCAGAGCTCACCACTGACTCCATGATCCCAAAGTACGCCACCGCAGAAATACGTA gaCACCTGGCCAACGCTGCGTCGGAGCTGATGAAGTTGGACCACGAGGAGCCCCAGCTGACAGAACCATACCTCTCCAAGCAGAAGAAGCTCATG GCAAAAATCTTGGACCATGATAATGTGAACTACctgaagaaaattctgggagAGTTAGCCATGGTTCTAGATCAAGTGGAGGCCGAACTGGAGAAGAGGAAACTGGAGTATCAAG GTCAGAAATGTGAGTTGTGGTTATGTGGACCTGAATTTACACTAGCTGATATCTGCCTCGGAGCCTTGTTGCACAGGCTCAAGTTCTTGGGACTTTCTAAGAAATACTGGGAGGACGGCAGCCGGCCCAACCTGCAGTCCTTTTTTGTGCGTGTGCAAAAACGCTACGCTTTCCGCAAGGTGTTGGGCGACATCCACACGACCCTCCTGTCAGCAGTTCTACCCAACGCGTTCCGGATGGTAAAAAAGAAGCCGCCGTCCTTCTTCGGGGCTTCTTTTCTCATGGGCTCCCTCGGAGGGATGGGGTACTTTGCCTATtggtttttaaaaaagaaatacatgtaG
- the LOC115361934 gene encoding LOW QUALITY PROTEIN: tubulin alpha-1A chain-like (The sequence of the model RefSeq protein was modified relative to this genomic sequence to represent the inferred CDS: inserted 1 base in 1 codon) — translation MRECISIHVGQAGVQIGNACWELYCLEHGIQPDGQMPSDKTIGGGDDSFNTFFSETGAGKHVPRAVFVDLEPTVIDEVRTGTYRQLFHPEQLITGKEDAANNYARGHYTIGKEIIDLVLDRIRKLADQCTGLQGFLVFHSFGGGTGSGFTSLLMERLSVDYGKKSKLEFSIYPAPQVSTAVVEPYNSILTTHTTLEHSDCAFMVDNEAIYDICRRNLDIERPTYTNLNRLIGQIVSSITASLRFDGALNVDLTEFQTNLVPYPRIHFPXATYAPVISAEKAYHEQLSVAEITNACFEPANQMVKCDPRHGKYMACCLLYRGDVVPKDVNAAIATIKTKRTIQFVDWCPTGFKVGINYQPPTVVPGGDLAKVQRAVCMLSNTTAIAEAWARLDHKFDLMYAKRAFVHWYVGEGMEEGEFSEAREDMAALEKDYEEVGVDSIEGEGEEEGEEY, via the exons atg CGTGAGTGCATCTCCATCCACGTGGGTCAGGCTGGTGTCCAGATTGGCAATGCCTGCTGGGAGCTTTACTGTCTGGAACATGGGATCCAGCCAGACGGACAGATGCCCAGTGACAAGACAATTGGAGGAGGAGACGACTCTTTCAACACCTTCTTCAGTGAGACTGGAGCTGGAAAGCACGTCCCCAGGGCCGTTTTTGTGGACCTGGAGCCCACTGTCATCG ATGAGGTTCGCACTGGGACGTACCGCCAGCTGTTCCACCCTGAGCAGCTGATCACTGGCAAGGAGGATGCAGCCAACAACTACGCCCGTGGGCACTACACCATTGGCAAAGAGATCATCGATCTGGTGCTGGACAGGATCCGCAAACTG GCTGACCAGTGCACTGGTCTTCAGGGCTTCCTGGTCTTCCACAGCTTCGGAGGTGGCACCGGCTCCGGTTTCACCTCCCTGCTGATGGAGCGTCTGTCTGTGGACTACGGCAAGAAGTCCAAGCTGGAGTTCTCCATCTACCCAGCTCCCCAGGTGTCCACCGCTGTGGTGGAGCCCTACAACTCCATCCTGACCACCCACACCACCCTGGAGCACTCTGACTGTGCTTTCATGGTGGACAACGAGGCCATCTATGATATCTGCCGTAGAAACCTCGATATTGAGCGTCCCACCTACACAAACCTCAACAGGCTTATCGGTCAGATCGTTTCCTCCATCACTGCCTCCCTTCGTTTCGATGGCGCCCTCAATGTTGATCTGACAGAGTTCCAGACCAACTTGGTGCCATACCCCCGTATCCACTTCC TGGCCACCTATGCCCCTGTTATCTCTGCTGAGAAGGCTTACCATGAGCAGCTCTCAGTGGCTGAGATCACCAACGCCTGCTTCGAGCCGGCCAATCAGATGGTGAAATGCGACCCTCGCCACGGCAAATACATGGCTTGCTGCCTTTTGTACCGTGGTGATGTGGTGCCCAAAGATGTTAACGCTGCCATTGCCACCATCAAAACCAAGCGCACCATCCAGTTTGTGGACTGGTGCCCCACTGGTTTCAAGGTTGGCATCAACTACCAGCCCCCCACTGTAGTCCCTGGTGGAGATCTGGCCAAGGTCCAGAGGGCTGTGTGCATGCTGAGCAACACCACTGCTATTGCTGAGGCCTGGGCTCGGCTTGACCACAAGTTTGATCTGATGTACGCTAAGCGTGCCTTTGTGCACTGGTATGTTGGTGAGGGTATGGAGGAGGGTGAGTTCTCTGAGGCCAGAGAGGACATGGCAGCCCTGGAGAAAGATTATGAGGAGGTCGGAGTCGACTCCATtgagggtgagggagaggaggaaggagaggagtaTTAA
- the LOC115362314 gene encoding tubulin alpha chain isoform X3, whose translation MGRECISIHVGQAGVQIGNACWELYCLEHGIQPDGQMPSDKAIGGGDDSFNTFFSETGAGKHVPRAVFVDLEPTVIDEVRTGTYRQLFHPEQLITGKEDAANNYARGHYTIGKEIIDLVLDRIRKLADQCTGLQGFLVFHSFGGGTGSGFTSLLMERLSVDYGKKSKLEFSIYPAPQVSTAVVEPYNSILTTHTTLEHSDCAFMVDNEAIYDICRRNLDIERPTYTNLNRLISQIVSSITASLRFDGALNVDLTEFQTNLVPYPRIHFPLATYAPVISAEKAYHEQLSVAEITNACFEPANQMVKCDPRHGKYMACCLLYRGDVVPKDVNAAIATIKTKRSIQFVDWCPTGFKVGINYQPPTVVPGGDLAKVQRAVCMLSNTTAIAEAWARLDHKFDLMYAKRAFVHWYVGEGMEEGEFSEAREDMAALEKDYEEVGADSNEAEEDEGEEY comes from the exons ATG gGG CGTGAGTGTATCTCCATCCACGTGGGCCAGGCTGGTGTCCAGATTGGCAATGCCTGCTGGGAGCTTTACTGTCTGGAACATGGGATCCAGCCGGACGGACAGATGCCCAGTGATAAAGCCATTGGAGGAGGAGACGACTCTTTCAACACCTTCTTCAGTGAGACTGGAGCTGGAAAGCACGTCCCCAGGGCCGTTTTTGTGGACCTGGAGCCCACTGTCATCG ATGAGGTTCGCACTGGGACGTACCGCCAGCTGTTCCACCCTGAGCAGCTGATCACTGGCAAGGAGGATGCAGCCAACAACTACGCCCGTGGGCACTACACCATTGGCAAAGAGATCATCGATCTGGTGCTGGACAGGATCCGCAAACTG gCTGACCAGTGCACTGGTCTTCAGGGCTTCCTGGTCTTCCACAGCTTCGGAGGTGGCACCGGCTCCGGTTTCACCTCCCTGCTGATGGAGCGTCTGTCTGTGGACTACGGCAAGAAGTCCAAGCTGGAGTTCTCCATCTACCCAGCTCCCCAGGTGTCCACCGCTGTGGTGGAGCCCTACAACTCCATCTTGACCACCCACACCACCCTGGAGCACTCTGACTGTGCTTTCATGGTGGACAACGAGGCCATCTATGATATCTGCCGTAGAAACCTCGATATCGAGCGTCCCACCTACACAAACCTCAACAGGCTCATCAGCCAGATCGTTTCCTCCATCACCGCCTCCCTTCGTTTTGATGGCGCCCTCAATGTTGATCTGACAGAGTTCCAGACCAACTTGGTGCCATACCCCCGTATCCACTTCCCCCTGGCCACCTATGCCCCTGTTATCTCTGCTGAGAAGGCTTACCATGAGCAGCTCTCAGTGGCTGAGATCACCAACGCCTGCTTCGAGCCGGCCAATCAGATGGTGAAATGTGACCCTCGCCACGGCAAATACATGGCTTGCTGCCTTTTGTACCGTGGCGACGTGGTGCCTAAAGATGTGAACGCTGCCATTGCCACCATCAAAACCAAGCGCTCCATCCAGTTTGTGGACTGGTGCCCCACTGGTTTCAAGGTTGGCATCAACTACCAGCCCCCCACTGTAGTCCCTGGTGGAGACCTGGCCAAGGTCCAGAGGGCTGTGTGCATGCTGAGCAACACCACTGCTATTGCTGAGGCCTGGGCTCGGCTTGACCACAAGTTTGATCTGATGTACGCTAAGCGTGCCTTTGTGCACTGGTATGTTGGTGAGGGTATGGAGGAGGGTGAGTTCTCTGAGGCCAGAGAGGACATGGCAGCCCTGGAGAAAGATTATGAGGAG GTTGGTGCTGATTCCAATgaggcagaggaagatgaaggagaggagTATTAG
- the LOC115362314 gene encoding tubulin alpha-1C chain isoform X4 produces the protein MRECISVHVGQAGVQIGNACWELYCLEHGIQPDGQMPSDKTIGGGDDSFNTFFNETGAGKHVPRAVFVDLEPTVIDEVRTGTYRQLFHPEQLITGKEDAANNYARGHYTIGKEIIDLVLDRIRKLADQCTGLQGFLVFHSFGGGTGSGFTSLLMERLSVDYGKKSKLEFSIYPAPQVSTAVVEPYNSILTTHTTLEHSDCAFMVDNEAIYDICRRNLDIERPTYTNLNRLISQIVSSITASLRFDGALNVDLTEFQTNLVPYPRIHFPLATYAPVISAEKAYHEQLSVAEITNACFEPANQMVKCDPRHGKYMACCLLYRGDVVPKDVNAAIATIKTKRTIQFVDWCPTGFKVGINYQPPTVVPGGDLAKVQRAVCMLSNTTAIAEAWARLDHKFDLMYAKRAFVHWYVGEGMEEGEFSEAREDMAALEKDYEEVGADSNEAEEDEGEEY, from the exons ATG CGTGAGTGCATCTCAGTTCACGTGGGCCAGGCTGGTGTCCAGATTGGCAATGCCTGCTGGGAGCTTTACTGTCTGGAACATGGGATCCAGCCAGACGGACAGATGCCCAGTGACAAGACAATTGGAGGAGGAGACGATTCTTTCAACACCTTCTTCAATGAGACTGGAGCTGGAAAGCACGTCCCCAGGGCCGTTTTTGTGGACCTGGAGCCCACTGTCATCG ATGAGGTTCGCACTGGGACGTACCGCCAGCTGTTCCACCCTGAGCAGCTGATCACTGGCAAGGAGGATGCAGCCAACAACTACGCCCGTGGGCACTACACCATTGGCAAAGAGATCATCGATCTGGTGCTGGACAGGATCCGCAAACTG GCTGACCAGTGCACTGGTCTTCAGGGCTTCCTGGTCTTCCACAGCTTCGGAGGTGGCACCGGCTCCGGTTTCACCTCCCTGCTGATGGAGCGTCTGTCTGTGGACTACGGCAAGAAGTCCAAGCTGGAGTTCTCCATCTACCCAGCTCCCCAGGTGTCCACCGCTGTGGTGGAGCCCTACAACTCCATCTTGACCACCCACACCACCCTGGAGCATTCTGACTGTGCTTTCATGGTGGACAACGAGGCCATCTATGATATCTGCCGTAGAAACCTCGATATTGAGCGTCCCACCTACACAAACCTCAACAGGCTCATCAGCCAGATCGTTTCCTCCATCACCGCCTCCCTTCGTTTTGATGGCGCCCTCAATGTTGATCTGACAGAGTTCCAGACCAACTTGGTGCCATACCCCCGTATCCACTTCCCCCTGGCCACCTATGCCCCTGTTATCTCTGCTGAGAAGGCTTACCATGAGCAACTCTCAGTGGCTGAGATCACCAACGCCTGCTTcgagccagccaatcagatggtgAAATGCGACCCTCGCCACGGCAAATACATGGCTTGCTGCCTTTTGTACCGTGGTGATGTGGTGCCCAAAGATGTGAACGCTGCCATTGCCACCATCAAAACCAAGCGCACCATCCAGTTTGTGGACTGGTGCCCCACTGGTTTCAAGGTTGGCATCAACTACCAGCCCCCCACTGTAGTCCCTGGTGGAGATCTGGCCAAGGTCCAGAGGGCTGTGTGCATGCTGAGCAACACCACTGCTATTGCTGAGGCCTGGGCTCGGCTTGACCACAAGTTTGATCTGATGTATGCTAAGCGTGCCTTTGTGCACTGGTATGTTGGTGAGGGTATGGAGGAGGGTGAGTTCTCTGAGGCCAGAGAGGACATGGCAGCCCTGGAGAAAGATTATGAGGAGGTTGGTGCTGATTCCAATgaggcagaggaagatgaaggagaggagTATTAG
- the LOC115362314 gene encoding tubulin alpha-1B chain isoform X1, with translation MGRECISIHVGQAGVQIGNACWELYCLEHGIQPDGQMPSDKAIGGGDDSFNTFFSETGAGKHVPRAVFVDLEPTVIDEVRTGTYRQLFHPEQLITGKEDAANNYARGHYTIGKEIIDLVLDRIRKLADQCTGLQGFLVFHSFGGGTGSGFTSLLMERLSVDYGKKSKLEFSIYPAPQVSTAVVEPYNSILTTHTTLEHSDCAFMVDNEAIYDICRRNLDIERPTYTNLNRLISQIVSSITASLRFDGALNVDLTEFQTNLVPYPRIHFPLATYAPVISAEKAYHEQLSVAEITNACFEPANQMVKCDPRHGKYMACCLLYRGDVVPKDVNAAIATIKTKRSIQFVDWCPTGFKVGINYQPPTVVPGGDLAKVQRAVCMLSNTTAIAEAWARLDHKFDLMYAKRAFVHWYVGEGMEEGEFSEAREDMAALEKDYEEVGVDSIEGEGEEEGEEY, from the exons ATG gGG CGTGAGTGTATCTCCATCCACGTGGGCCAGGCTGGTGTCCAGATTGGCAATGCCTGCTGGGAGCTTTACTGTCTGGAACATGGGATCCAGCCGGACGGACAGATGCCCAGTGATAAAGCCATTGGAGGAGGAGACGACTCTTTCAACACCTTCTTCAGTGAGACTGGAGCTGGAAAGCACGTCCCCAGGGCCGTTTTTGTGGACCTGGAGCCCACTGTCATCG ATGAGGTTCGCACTGGGACGTACCGCCAGCTGTTCCACCCTGAGCAGCTGATCACTGGCAAGGAGGATGCAGCCAACAACTACGCCCGTGGGCACTACACCATTGGCAAAGAGATCATCGATCTGGTGCTGGACAGGATCCGCAAACTG gCTGACCAGTGCACTGGTCTTCAGGGCTTCCTGGTCTTCCACAGCTTCGGAGGTGGCACCGGCTCCGGTTTCACCTCCCTGCTGATGGAGCGTCTGTCTGTGGACTACGGCAAGAAGTCCAAGCTGGAGTTCTCCATCTACCCAGCTCCCCAGGTGTCCACCGCTGTGGTGGAGCCCTACAACTCCATCTTGACCACCCACACCACCCTGGAGCACTCTGACTGTGCTTTCATGGTGGACAACGAGGCCATCTATGATATCTGCCGTAGAAACCTCGATATCGAGCGTCCCACCTACACAAACCTCAACAGGCTCATCAGCCAGATCGTTTCCTCCATCACCGCCTCCCTTCGTTTTGATGGCGCCCTCAATGTTGATCTGACAGAGTTCCAGACCAACTTGGTGCCATACCCCCGTATCCACTTCCCCCTGGCCACCTATGCCCCTGTTATCTCTGCTGAGAAGGCTTACCATGAGCAGCTCTCAGTGGCTGAGATCACCAACGCCTGCTTCGAGCCGGCCAATCAGATGGTGAAATGTGACCCTCGCCACGGCAAATACATGGCTTGCTGCCTTTTGTACCGTGGCGACGTGGTGCCTAAAGATGTGAACGCTGCCATTGCCACCATCAAAACCAAGCGCTCCATCCAGTTTGTGGACTGGTGCCCCACTGGTTTCAAGGTTGGCATCAACTACCAGCCCCCCACTGTAGTCCCTGGTGGAGACCTGGCCAAGGTCCAGAGGGCTGTGTGCATGCTGAGCAACACCACTGCTATTGCTGAGGCCTGGGCTCGGCTTGACCACAAGTTTGATCTGATGTACGCTAAGCGTGCCTTTGTGCACTGGTATGTTGGTGAGGGTATGGAGGAGGGTGAGTTCTCTGAGGCCAGAGAGGACATGGCAGCCCTGGAGAAAGATTATGAGGAGGTTGGAGTCGACTCCATtgagggtgagggagaggaggaaggagaggagtaCTAA
- the jph2 gene encoding junctophilin-2, whose translation MSGGRFEFDDGGAYCGGWEGGKAHGHGICTGPKGQGEFSGSWNYGFEVVGVYTWPSGNTYEGYWSQGKRHGLGVETKGHWIYKGEWTHGFKGRYGTRLSVGSGAKYEGTWNNGLQDGYGTETYADGGTFQGQFTGGMRHGYGVRQSVPYGMAAVVRSPLRTSLTSLRSEHSNGTILQQDIPIITTTNASGEETPVTTPTHLGPSRGGFALTLQVDPEAIKPKKKGLFRRGSLLGKLKKSDSRTSLSSQKSKISFLRTESALSSNASDANSTISGDESLAGVDDFPPVEADIDATTTEVYMGEWKNDKRSGYGISERSSGLKYEGEWLDNQRHGYGCTTFAEGGKEEGKYMNNMLVKAMKKRVIQLKGTKIKQKVERAVEGAQRAAAIAKQKAEIAASRTSHSKAKGEAAEQASQASNSESSIARLVAKELSPSFYQPGPEYLKKRALQEVVEGSENTDTVMHEPLLAEEEPLPTPPESPLMNELDSLMPGSTPARTPSPSPGITNKEDPNFLSPRSWNGDKSSRGVGSRGGSKPNSRPNSRPTSPSTAVAAPAPAAPEGGPAPSSRGPSRTPSRQSNKAEQGSDMEIKPLQKFDSEAKASDAAPAASASVRNSLISPDEEEAPRPASKVASKAVAPEPKKAELKPERAPSVHERAPSVSESKAESREASRPASRVETKPSPKREPSPAPSPKPAPRLEPKPVAKPAEAKAIVAKPVPKPALKVDPKAEARLKSMTSSINEVTAESLELEGPNTIMICMVILLNIGLAILFVHILS comes from the exons ATGAGTGGAGGTCGCTTTGAGTTTGACGACGGCGGAGCTTATTGTGGAGGCTGGGAGGGGGGCAAAGCCCACGGCCATGGCATCTGCACCGGACCCAAAGGCCAGGGCGAGTTCTCCGGCTCCTGGAATTACGGCTTTGAGGTGGTGGGAGTGTACACCTGGCCCAGTGGAAACACCTACGAGGGATACTGGTCGCAGGGGAAGCGTCATGGTCTGGGAGTTGAAACCAAGGGACATTGGATTTACAAGGGGGAATGGACTCATGGCTTCAAAGGGAGGTACGGCACCCGTCTCAGTGTTGGCAGTGGAGCAAAGTATGAAGGAACGTGGAATAATGGACTTCAGGATGGATATGGCACAGAAACATATGCTGATGGAG GCACTTTCCAGGGCCAGTTTACCGGTGGGATGCGGCACGGCTATGGGGTTCGTCAGAGTGTGCCCTATGGCATGGCAGCAGTGGTCCGCTCCCCTCTTCGTACCTCCTTGACCTCCCTTCGCAGTGAACATAGCAACGGCACCATCCTGCAGCAGGACATCCCCATTATCACCACCACCAACGCCTCGGGTGAGGAGACACCTGTTACCACACCCACCCATTTAGGACCATCCCGTGGGGGCTTTGCCCTCACCCTCCAGGTGGACCCGGAGGCCATCAAACCCAAGAAGAAGGGCCTGTTCCGCAGGGGCTCCCTGCTGGGTAAGTTGAAAAAATCGGACTCACGCACCTCACTGTCCAGCCAGAAGAGCAAGATCAGCTTCTTGAGGACCGAATCTGCTCTCAGCTCCAACGCCAGCGACGCCAACTCCACCATCAGTGGAGACGAGAGCCTGGCTGGAGTCGATGATTTCCCCCCTGTGGAAGCCGACATCGACGCCACCACCACAGAGGTCTACATGGGCGAGTGGAAGAACGACAAGCGATCAGGATATGGAATAAGTGAACGGTCCAGCGGGCTGAAGTACGAGGGTGAGTGGCTAGACAACCAGCGACACGGGTACGGCTGCACTACCTTCgctgagggagggaaggaggagggcaAGTACATGAACAACATGCTGGTGAAGGCCATGAAGAAGAGGGTGATCCAGCTGAAGGGAACTAAGATCAAGCAGAAGGTGGAGCGAGCAGTGGAGGGAGCCCAAAGGGCCGCAGCCATCGCCAAGCAGAAGGCCGAGATCGCCGCCTCCAG GACATCTCATTCAAAGGCCaagggagaggcagcagagcagGCCTCTCAGGCATCCAACAGTGAGTCCAGCATTGCAAGATTGGTGGCCAAAGAACTTTCTCCTTCCTTCTACCAGCCAG GCCCCGAGTATCTGAAGAAGAGAGCCTTacaggaggtggtggagggcaGTGAGAACACAGACACTGTCATGCATGAGCCGCTGCTCGCCGAAGAGGAGCCCCTGCCCACGCCACCTGAGAGCCCACTGATGAATGAACTGGACAGTCTCATGCCTGGCTCGACCCCGGCCCGCACCCCGTCCCCCAGCCCGGGCATCACCAACAAGGAGGACCCCAACTTCCTCAGTCCAAGAAGCTGGAACGGAGACAAATCAAGTAGAGGTGTTGGCAGTAGAGGTGGTAGTAAACCCAACAGCAGGCCCAATAGTCGCCCCACATCCCCGTCAACTGCCGTTGCTGCTCCTGCCCCGGCAGCCCCTGAGGGCGGCCCCGCCCCCAGCAGCCGTGGCCCCTCTCGCACCCCCAGCCGACAGAGCAACAAGGCCGAGCAGGGCTCTGACATGGAGATCAAGCCCCTGCAGAAGTTTGACTCCGAGGCAAAAGCTTCAGACGCcgctcctgctgcttctgcctCTGTAAGGAATAGCCTCATCTCCCCGGATGAAGAAGAAGCACCGCGCCCCGCCTCCAAAGTGGCCTCCAAAGCCGTCGCCCCTGAGCCTAAAAAAGCTGAGCTCAAACCTGAGCGAGCACCATCCGTCCACGAACGAGCGCCATCCGTCTCTGAGAGCAAAGCTGAATCCAGAGAGGCGAGCAGGCCTGCCAGCAGAGTTGAGACAAAGCCATCACCAAAACGGGAGCCCAGCCCTGCTCCATCTCCAAAACCAGCACCTAGACTTGAACCTAAGCCGGTGGCCAAACCGGCGGAAGCAAAAGCCATTGTTGCCAAGCCAGTTCCCAAACCAGCCCTGAAGGTGGATCCCAAAGCTGAAGCCAGACTGAAGAGCATGACGAGCTCAATTAATGAGGTGACTGCAGAGTCCTTGGAGTTGGAG GGGCCAAACACCATCATGATCTGCATGGTCATCCTTCTGAACATCGGTTTGGCCATTCTCTTCGTACACATTTTGTCATGA